In Bradyrhizobium guangxiense, the following are encoded in one genomic region:
- a CDS encoding GH1 family beta-glucosidase: MTTTDGAARPPHTHAPAAKTFLWGVSTSSFQIEGGAHSDGRGDSIWDDYCRQQGRIKNGDTGDVACDHYHLFREDIALMREIGVDAYRFSISWPRVLPQGRGAANEAGLDFYDRLVDALLAAGIEPWICLYHWDLPQALQDLGGWQNRDIAGWFADYAALMARRLGNRVKRFATFNEPCVFTLFGYGLGWNAPGIADKGALHRAIHHVNLSHGRAIDVLRQSVPEASLGAIHNRQPCYPATPSEEDAAATRRFAPYWNDAFPYPQHFAYYPPELAAAIEPYVKPGDMAQIARPVDWFGLNHYSPHYIRAESNAIGAGFGAPPAEVRRTSIGWPIIPDAFRDTLLDIDRRFRLPIYVLENGTAADDKPDETGRVQDTARIAYLDAYTRAMQEAIRAGANVKGYFVWSLLDNFEWASGYSQRFGLVHVDFATQKRTPKASARWYSDLIRGARRTEITADRAEFENLTERPGAMTAPMAAG; the protein is encoded by the coding sequence ATGACAACCACAGACGGAGCCGCTCGCCCACCTCACACGCACGCGCCGGCAGCGAAGACGTTCCTGTGGGGTGTCTCGACCTCGAGCTTCCAGATCGAGGGCGGCGCCCATTCGGACGGCCGCGGCGACAGCATCTGGGACGATTATTGCCGGCAGCAGGGCCGCATCAAGAACGGCGATACGGGCGATGTCGCCTGCGATCATTATCATCTCTTCCGCGAAGACATCGCGTTGATGCGCGAGATCGGCGTCGACGCGTACCGCTTCTCCATCTCCTGGCCGCGCGTCCTGCCGCAAGGACGCGGCGCCGCGAACGAGGCGGGCCTTGATTTCTACGACAGGCTCGTCGATGCATTGCTGGCTGCCGGCATCGAGCCCTGGATTTGCCTCTATCACTGGGATCTGCCGCAGGCGCTGCAGGATCTTGGAGGCTGGCAGAACCGGGACATTGCCGGCTGGTTTGCCGACTATGCCGCGCTCATGGCCCGACGCCTCGGCAACCGTGTCAAGCGGTTCGCCACGTTCAACGAACCATGCGTATTCACGCTGTTCGGATATGGTCTCGGCTGGAATGCGCCCGGCATTGCCGACAAGGGCGCTCTGCACCGGGCCATCCATCACGTCAACCTCAGCCATGGGCGCGCCATCGACGTGCTACGCCAATCGGTGCCGGAGGCATCGCTCGGCGCCATTCACAACCGGCAGCCTTGTTATCCCGCCACGCCAAGTGAGGAAGATGCGGCGGCGACACGACGCTTCGCGCCCTACTGGAACGACGCATTCCCTTATCCGCAACACTTTGCCTACTACCCGCCGGAACTGGCCGCGGCGATCGAGCCATATGTCAAGCCCGGCGACATGGCGCAGATCGCGCGGCCGGTCGACTGGTTCGGGCTCAACCATTACTCACCGCACTACATCAGGGCTGAGAGCAACGCGATCGGCGCCGGCTTCGGCGCACCGCCAGCCGAGGTACGACGGACCTCGATCGGCTGGCCCATCATTCCCGACGCGTTCCGCGACACGCTGCTGGACATCGACCGCCGTTTCCGCCTGCCGATCTACGTGCTGGAGAACGGCACCGCCGCGGACGACAAGCCGGACGAGACCGGCCGTGTTCAGGACACCGCCCGAATTGCCTATCTCGACGCCTATACACGGGCGATGCAGGAGGCGATCCGGGCCGGGGCCAACGTCAAGGGCTATTTCGTCTGGTCGCTGCTCGACAATTTCGAGTGGGCGTCGGGCTATTCGCAACGCTTTGGTCTCGTTCATGTCGACTTTGCCACGCAGAAGCGAACGCCGAAGGCATCGGCACGCTGGTATTCAGATCTCATTCGAGGCGCGCGCAGGACGGAGATTACGGCAGACCGTGCGGAGTTCGAGAACCTGACGGAACGGCCTGGCGCGATGACCGCGCCCATGGCCGCCGGCTAG
- a CDS encoding c-type cytochrome, whose protein sequence is MRLSAPFIAAIFAAVAASSAGAPAQPTPIDVSLSDLMTRVQLQHAKLWFAGKLSNWGLASYEIQHIDDALERTSKLMPDPARIVAAKVQLQAVRQAVQQKDVPAFTKAYSALTNECNSCHRASGFASITIQVPVRPPVANQLFVDQITEGRAQAHASCGPCHVVEDASRESPASRPPAPSFLEIIDRPSFSADDIRQFLTSSHRRLGPGQAMPNPRLAEYQIDAIVAYLETLKARPPR, encoded by the coding sequence ATGCGCCTGTCAGCGCCGTTCATCGCCGCGATCTTTGCGGCAGTCGCAGCATCGAGCGCGGGAGCGCCTGCGCAGCCCACACCCATCGACGTCTCCCTCTCCGATCTGATGACCCGGGTGCAGCTCCAGCATGCCAAGCTGTGGTTTGCAGGCAAGCTCAGCAATTGGGGGCTGGCGAGTTACGAGATCCAACACATCGACGATGCCCTTGAACGGACGAGCAAGCTAATGCCCGATCCTGCACGGATCGTTGCTGCCAAGGTTCAGCTCCAGGCCGTACGGCAAGCGGTGCAGCAAAAAGACGTGCCTGCGTTCACCAAAGCGTATTCGGCGCTGACGAACGAATGCAACAGTTGCCATCGGGCCAGCGGGTTCGCCTCAATCACAATCCAGGTACCGGTTCGGCCGCCGGTCGCCAACCAATTGTTCGTCGATCAGATCACCGAAGGCCGGGCACAGGCCCATGCGTCATGTGGACCATGCCATGTGGTGGAGGATGCCTCCAGGGAATCGCCGGCGTCCCGTCCGCCGGCGCCGAGCTTCCTGGAGATCATCGATCGCCCCTCGTTCTCCGCCGATGACATCAGGCAGTTCCTGACGTCAAGCCATCGCAGGCTCGGCCCCGGCCAAGCCATGCCCAACCCGCGGCTGGCGGAATACCAGATCGACGCGATCGTGGCGTATCTCGAAACCTTGAAGGCTCGCCCGCCGCGTTAG
- a CDS encoding CBS domain-containing protein, with amino-acid sequence MRAHQIMSRRVIAIRPEAPIADAIKVMLAHHISGLPVTDSAGKLVGIICESDFLRRAELETEHTRNRLLTVLLGADRIAREFVKEHGRKVEQVMTPDPATIREDTPLEEIADLMERRGLNHVPVMRDDRMVGIITRSDFLSAVARPLTGAPGYSDDDNQIRRSVLAAMARMPWQPIGLNVSVRDGVVTLRGVVKGDNAHRAAIVACENASGVRGVDDRLCLQPTCPDPEDDYGGGDFVSLQAEPSTLDDEPL; translated from the coding sequence ATGCGCGCGCACCAGATCATGTCCCGCCGGGTGATAGCCATTCGGCCCGAGGCCCCGATCGCCGATGCCATCAAGGTGATGCTGGCTCACCACATCAGCGGACTGCCGGTCACGGATTCGGCGGGAAAGCTGGTCGGCATCATCTGCGAAAGCGACTTCCTGAGGCGGGCCGAGCTCGAAACGGAGCATACCCGCAACCGGCTGCTGACGGTCCTGCTCGGCGCGGACCGGATCGCGCGTGAGTTCGTGAAGGAGCATGGGCGCAAGGTGGAGCAGGTGATGACGCCTGATCCGGCGACGATCAGGGAAGATACGCCGCTGGAGGAGATTGCCGACCTGATGGAGCGCCGGGGCCTGAACCACGTCCCGGTCATGCGCGATGACCGCATGGTCGGCATCATCACCCGGTCCGACTTCTTGTCCGCGGTTGCCAGACCGCTGACCGGCGCCCCCGGTTACTCGGATGACGACAATCAGATCCGTCGTTCGGTGCTCGCGGCGATGGCGCGGATGCCTTGGCAGCCCATTGGTCTTAACGTCAGCGTCAGGGACGGGGTGGTCACGCTGCGAGGCGTCGTCAAGGGCGACAACGCACATCGGGCGGCTATCGTGGCTTGCGAGAACGCGTCAGGCGTCCGGGGGGTCGATGACCGCCTCTGTCTTCAGCCGACCTGTCCTGATCCGGAGGATGATTACGGCGGCGGGGACTTCGTGTCGCTGCAGGCGGAGCCCTCGACACTGGATGACGAACCATTGTGA
- a CDS encoding Hsp20/alpha crystallin family protein, which yields MATETKLPVTKPSTAPAVAGEAWQPFQALRNEIDQIFDDFGNGFWKRPFRSLARLERDLSKNFNAPAVDVAEGDKAYEITAELPGLDEKNIEVKLVNGGLSIRGEKKEETEEKKKDYYVSERRYGSFERYFALPDGVNADKIEATFKNGVLKVVLPKTEEAQKPVKTIDVKAA from the coding sequence ATGGCAACCGAGACCAAATTACCTGTCACCAAACCCTCCACTGCACCTGCCGTCGCGGGCGAAGCATGGCAGCCGTTCCAGGCACTGAGGAACGAGATCGACCAGATCTTCGACGACTTTGGCAACGGCTTCTGGAAGCGGCCGTTCCGCTCGCTCGCACGGCTGGAGCGCGATCTGTCCAAGAACTTCAACGCGCCGGCCGTCGACGTCGCCGAAGGCGACAAGGCCTACGAGATCACGGCGGAGCTTCCCGGCCTCGACGAGAAGAACATCGAGGTCAAGCTCGTCAACGGTGGCCTCTCCATCCGAGGCGAGAAGAAGGAAGAGACCGAAGAGAAGAAGAAAGACTATTACGTTTCGGAGCGCCGCTACGGCTCCTTCGAGCGCTATTTCGCGCTGCCGGACGGGGTCAATGCCGATAAGATCGAGGCGACGTTCAAGAACGGCGTGCTCAAGGTCGTGCTGCCGAAGACCGAAGAAGCTCAGAAGCCGGTCAAGACCATCGATGTGAAGGCCGCCTGA
- a CDS encoding ChaB family protein: MGMIPAPDATMPYRSNRDLPASVRHHLPPHALDIYREAFNHAFASHAGDLRQEEIAHRTAWAAVKRSFVKLGDQWEPRRPNS, encoded by the coding sequence ATGGGAATGATCCCTGCACCGGATGCAACAATGCCCTACCGCTCGAACAGAGATCTCCCCGCAAGCGTACGCCACCATTTGCCGCCTCATGCCCTCGACATCTATCGGGAAGCATTCAACCACGCCTTTGCGTCCCATGCCGGAGACCTCCGACAGGAGGAGATCGCACACCGCACGGCCTGGGCCGCCGTCAAACGTTCATTTGTGAAGCTCGGCGACCAATGGGAGCCAAGACGGCCAAATTCATGA
- the groL gene encoding chaperonin GroEL (60 kDa chaperone family; promotes refolding of misfolded polypeptides especially under stressful conditions; forms two stacked rings of heptamers to form a barrel-shaped 14mer; ends can be capped by GroES; misfolded proteins enter the barrel where they are refolded when GroES binds) produces the protein MAHKQVLFHSAAREKVLRGASLLADAVRVTLGPKSKSVLIQKSWGAPIVCNDGVTIAKEFDLKDAEENLGAQVLRQAAEKTGDVVGDGTSTSTILAHAILSDGVRNVVAGASAIDLKRGLDRGTQAAVAALHAMAKPVKTRAEKVQVATISAHNDVSIGELVADAIEKVGGDGVISVEESKTTETLLDVVEGMKFDRGFLSPYFVTDADRMEAVLQDPYVLLCDHKIGALRDLVPLLEQVAKSGRSLLIIAEDIEGEALATLIVNQLRGVLKACAVKAPGFGERRKAMLEDIAILTGAQVISQEIGLKLESATLQQLGRAARVVADKENTTLIGSGGDRARIDARLAQIRTEIEKTTSDYDREKLEERLAKLSGGVAVIRVGAPTEAEMKAKKEALDDAISSTKAAVAEGIVPGGGLALLRTVAAVAKEETACEGDERTGLQILKRALEAPARQIAENSATDGGVVVARMLGSEGSFGFDAARKVYVDLVEAGIVDPVKVVRTALENAVSVASVLLLTEATMTEIPEPKRERLPEPDMAM, from the coding sequence ATGGCACACAAACAGGTCCTGTTTCACTCGGCGGCTCGTGAAAAAGTCTTGCGCGGCGCGTCCCTTCTCGCCGATGCCGTACGCGTCACACTCGGGCCGAAGTCGAAATCGGTCCTGATCCAGAAGTCGTGGGGCGCACCGATCGTCTGCAACGATGGTGTCACCATTGCCAAGGAGTTCGATCTGAAGGACGCCGAGGAGAACCTCGGCGCTCAGGTGCTGCGGCAGGCCGCTGAGAAGACCGGCGATGTCGTCGGCGACGGCACCAGCACGTCGACCATCCTTGCCCACGCCATCCTCTCGGACGGGGTTCGGAACGTGGTCGCCGGAGCAAGCGCGATCGACCTCAAACGCGGTCTGGACCGCGGGACACAGGCCGCCGTCGCCGCCTTGCACGCCATGGCGAAGCCGGTCAAGACCAGGGCGGAGAAGGTTCAGGTCGCCACGATTTCAGCGCACAACGACGTCTCCATCGGCGAGCTGGTGGCGGATGCAATCGAGAAGGTCGGCGGCGATGGCGTCATCTCGGTGGAGGAATCCAAGACGACCGAGACCCTCCTGGACGTCGTCGAAGGCATGAAGTTCGACCGCGGCTTTCTCTCGCCCTATTTCGTCACGGATGCCGACCGGATGGAAGCCGTGCTGCAAGACCCCTATGTGTTGCTGTGCGATCACAAGATCGGCGCTCTGCGCGATCTGGTTCCCCTGCTTGAGCAGGTTGCCAAGAGCGGCCGGTCGCTTCTGATCATCGCCGAGGACATCGAGGGCGAAGCGCTGGCGACGCTCATCGTCAATCAGCTTCGCGGCGTGCTCAAGGCCTGCGCTGTCAAGGCGCCCGGCTTTGGCGAGCGCCGCAAGGCGATGCTGGAGGATATTGCCATCCTCACAGGCGCGCAGGTGATCTCGCAGGAGATCGGCCTGAAACTGGAAAGTGCCACTTTGCAACAGCTCGGTCGCGCGGCGCGCGTGGTTGCCGACAAGGAGAACACCACCCTGATCGGAAGTGGCGGCGATCGAGCCCGTATCGATGCAAGGTTGGCCCAGATCCGCACCGAGATCGAGAAGACGACCAGCGATTACGACCGCGAGAAGCTCGAGGAGCGCCTCGCCAAGCTATCGGGCGGGGTTGCCGTGATCCGGGTGGGAGCACCGACTGAGGCCGAGATGAAGGCGAAGAAGGAAGCGCTCGATGACGCAATCAGCTCGACGAAGGCGGCGGTGGCCGAAGGCATCGTCCCGGGCGGCGGGCTTGCCCTGCTCCGCACGGTCGCGGCCGTGGCCAAGGAGGAGACTGCCTGCGAGGGCGACGAGCGAACGGGCCTCCAGATCCTGAAGCGGGCGCTGGAGGCACCCGCGCGTCAGATCGCCGAAAATTCCGCAACCGATGGCGGTGTCGTGGTCGCGCGGATGCTCGGCAGCGAGGGCAGTTTTGGCTTCGATGCCGCGCGGAAGGTCTATGTCGACCTCGTCGAGGCTGGCATCGTCGACCCCGTGAAGGTCGTACGGACCGCGCTTGAAAATGCGGTTTCCGTCGCGAGCGTGCTTCTTCTGACGGAGGCCACGATGACGGAAATTCCGGAGCCGAAGCGCGAGCGGTTGCCCGAACCCGACATGGCGATGTAG
- a CDS encoding rhodanese-like domain-containing protein, producing MPTSVKQMLEAANAAVPKITSDEAADMIRRGNTLVLDVRDAPEVAASGKIAGAVHVSRGMLEFRADPESPYYDKAFDKSKTVILYCASGGRSALAGKVLKDMGYEKVYNVGGFKDWTGAVEK from the coding sequence ATGCCAACCAGCGTCAAGCAAATGCTCGAAGCCGCCAACGCGGCAGTCCCCAAGATCACCTCGGACGAGGCGGCCGACATGATCAGACGCGGTAACACGCTGGTCCTCGACGTACGCGACGCACCGGAGGTCGCCGCCAGCGGCAAGATCGCAGGGGCCGTGCATGTCTCGCGCGGGATGCTGGAGTTTCGCGCGGACCCGGAGTCGCCCTATTACGACAAGGCGTTCGACAAGAGCAAGACCGTCATCCTCTACTGCGCCTCCGGCGGCCGGTCGGCACTGGCCGGCAAGGTGCTGAAGGATATGGGCTACGAGAAGGTCTACAACGTCGGCGGCTTCAAGGACTGGACGGGGGCCGTCGAGAAGTAG
- a CDS encoding caspase family protein, with the protein MHLHRSGTLRRILFFVAALIICHPAWAANRVALVIGNSAYKNAALLANPANDAAIVEETLKKAGFDVVQTRTDLQAIEMRRVLRDFADTARDSDVAVVYYAGHGIELEGTNYLIPTDATLERDTDVYDEAFSLERVLLAIEPARQLRLGILDACRNNPFADKMKRTVGSRAVSRGLARIEPATSNTLVAFAAKAGSTASDGGSKNSPYASALVKYIATPGMDLRRVFGFVRDDVMKATGNKQEPYVYGTLGGDDVPLVPAPAKEAGKEAAAAAPQPAPPPPPATPPVSARAEIRQDYELALQIGNKDALNYFLAQYPDGYYANLAKLQLAKIDAEDKRAAAAEKARQAEQEQARLLNQGAQQTQLAKAASELKAAQDARVEAEKAKEAAQQLAAQAEQRRREAEIAAAAKLGAQNPSQDANPNPDTKLAARSAPQTPAPAPPLTPPSKAELAKSVQAELRRVGCFSGPADGDWDTASRRALESYNKNAGTTLDAKAASPEALEAIKLKSARVCPLACKSGQRRDGDQCVKITCAAGYFLNDDNECEKRKARPTPSARLERRNRDREEAPERPARAPKAEASAGGGGGGGGGGGGIGFIPFFLP; encoded by the coding sequence ATGCATTTGCACCGATCTGGGACATTGCGCCGTATTCTGTTTTTTGTCGCTGCGCTGATCATCTGTCACCCGGCATGGGCTGCGAATCGTGTCGCGCTCGTCATCGGAAACTCGGCCTACAAGAACGCCGCCCTGCTTGCCAACCCGGCCAATGATGCTGCGATCGTCGAGGAGACGCTAAAGAAAGCAGGCTTCGACGTTGTCCAGACCCGCACGGATCTCCAGGCTATCGAGATGCGGCGTGTGTTGCGCGATTTTGCCGACACGGCGCGCGACTCGGATGTCGCTGTCGTCTACTACGCGGGCCACGGTATCGAGCTGGAAGGTACGAACTACCTGATCCCGACGGACGCGACGCTCGAGCGCGATACAGATGTCTACGACGAAGCCTTTTCGCTCGAGCGAGTACTGCTGGCGATCGAGCCGGCACGGCAGCTGCGGCTGGGGATCCTCGATGCTTGCCGCAACAATCCATTCGCCGACAAGATGAAGCGCACGGTCGGCTCGCGGGCTGTTAGCAGGGGACTCGCCAGAATCGAACCGGCGACCTCGAACACGCTGGTTGCCTTCGCCGCCAAGGCCGGCTCGACGGCGTCCGACGGTGGCAGCAAGAACAGTCCCTATGCCTCGGCGCTGGTGAAATATATCGCCACTCCCGGTATGGACCTGCGCAGGGTGTTCGGCTTCGTCCGTGACGACGTCATGAAGGCGACTGGCAACAAGCAGGAGCCCTATGTCTACGGCACGCTTGGTGGCGACGACGTGCCGCTTGTGCCGGCACCGGCCAAGGAAGCGGGCAAGGAAGCGGCCGCCGCGGCGCCTCAACCGGCTCCGCCACCGCCGCCTGCAACTCCACCGGTCTCGGCGCGTGCCGAGATTCGGCAGGACTACGAGCTAGCGCTGCAGATCGGCAACAAGGATGCGCTGAACTACTTCCTTGCCCAGTATCCTGACGGCTACTACGCAAATCTGGCCAAGCTGCAGCTCGCCAAGATCGATGCGGAGGACAAGCGCGCCGCAGCAGCCGAGAAGGCACGCCAGGCCGAGCAGGAGCAGGCGCGACTCCTTAACCAGGGTGCCCAGCAGACGCAATTGGCCAAAGCTGCCTCGGAGTTGAAAGCGGCGCAGGACGCCCGTGTGGAGGCGGAGAAGGCCAAAGAGGCCGCGCAACAATTGGCCGCGCAGGCCGAGCAGCGGCGCCGGGAGGCTGAAATAGCAGCCGCCGCGAAATTGGGCGCTCAGAACCCGTCGCAAGATGCCAACCCGAACCCGGACACAAAACTGGCGGCGCGGTCGGCGCCACAGACGCCCGCGCCGGCACCGCCGCTCACTCCGCCGTCCAAAGCCGAGCTTGCAAAATCGGTGCAAGCCGAGTTGCGCAGAGTCGGTTGCTTTAGCGGACCGGCCGATGGCGACTGGGACACGGCCTCGCGACGTGCGCTTGAGTCGTACAACAAGAATGCCGGCACCACGCTCGATGCCAAGGCCGCGAGCCCCGAGGCCCTCGAGGCGATCAAGCTCAAATCGGCGCGGGTTTGCCCGCTAGCTTGCAAATCCGGTCAGAGACGCGACGGAGATCAGTGCGTCAAGATCACCTGCGCCGCGGGCTACTTCCTGAATGACGACAATGAGTGCGAGAAGCGCAAGGCCCGTCCGACACCATCTGCAAGGCTCGAGCGTCGGAACAGGGACCGCGAAGAGGCGCCGGAACGGCCTGCGAGGGCGCCAAAGGCCGAGGCGAGCGCCGGCGGAGGCGGCGGTGGTGGCGGTGGTGGTGGCGGCATAGGCTTCATTCCGTTCTTCCTGCCTTGA
- a CDS encoding methyltransferase family protein: MTDAKRDPAIMARKEIAGRGVNSWLDWTARAVVVIVYGGSALMAAANVPHLLPPDDLHGWLVVAARIANILFLGLVALTTITRLAPIMKSQGIETRVSALLGTFLSIVLAFLPKAELGPIWLALSTTLILVGTSLSIVVLRWLGRSFSIQAEARRLVTKGPYRIVRHPLYLCEGIALVGMTLQVLSPLAVLVAIVIVMIQCRRMINEERILRQAFPEYAAYSMTTPFLIPTRAGRLANPARTKLPAKMIDPHA; the protein is encoded by the coding sequence GTGACTGACGCCAAACGCGACCCGGCGATAATGGCCCGAAAGGAGATTGCCGGGCGCGGCGTCAATTCCTGGCTGGATTGGACCGCCAGGGCAGTTGTTGTGATCGTGTATGGCGGATCTGCTCTTATGGCTGCCGCCAACGTCCCTCATCTGCTTCCGCCGGACGATCTCCACGGCTGGCTTGTCGTTGCCGCCAGAATTGCCAACATCCTGTTCCTCGGCCTCGTCGCGCTGACAACCATCACCCGGCTAGCGCCGATCATGAAATCGCAGGGCATCGAGACGCGGGTCTCAGCTTTGCTGGGCACCTTTTTGAGCATCGTCCTCGCATTTCTTCCGAAGGCAGAGCTCGGCCCGATCTGGTTGGCTTTGTCCACGACGTTGATCCTGGTGGGTACCTCGCTTTCGATCGTGGTGCTCCGCTGGTTAGGGAGATCCTTCAGCATTCAAGCAGAGGCTAGGCGCCTTGTGACGAAGGGGCCTTATCGGATCGTCCGGCATCCTCTCTATCTCTGCGAGGGAATAGCCCTCGTCGGCATGACACTCCAGGTCCTTTCACCGCTTGCCGTCCTCGTCGCCATCGTGATCGTGATGATTCAGTGCCGACGGATGATCAACGAAGAGCGGATCCTGCGGCAGGCTTTTCCCGAATATGCCGCCTATAGCATGACAACCCCTTTTCTGATCCCCACGCGTGCCGGCCGGTTGGCCAACCCAGCCAGGACCAAGCTCCCTGCCAAGATGATCGATCCGCACGCCTGA
- a CDS encoding NAD(P)/FAD-dependent oxidoreductase, with protein sequence MNVHAALPSAAYDPHYDPLVSEGPGRNRQYAPTYWIASAGTPPEDDGPIVADTAADVAIIGSGYTGLACAIFLAREYGIKAVILEANRVAWGCSTRNGGQAQNASGRLTRSQWIKRWGLDVARRMHAEVTEGFETFEELVRTSPIDCEPQRGGHLYVAHRQRNLETIAAESKVLNDVFGYATRVVSRQELRHDFVDEAEAVGAVHEPLGTGVHPAKLAFGYLRMARELGVRVHTASPVLGIEQRDGAFVLRTPGGTVKANSVGIATGAYTSLGLTSALTGRCMPILSNSLVTRPLARAEIDATGFRTRQVITDTRTLRFYYRLLPDNRVQIGSRSAITGADAAGDHHLQLLIHGLHRKFPPLKGIEIDYSWWGWVDVSHDMMPRIFRPDPKQKLVYALGYGGNGVSYSAQAGRRMAQMLAGKTFPGQDLPIFTSPLPTHPFAPFRRIGQRMLYRWYHLRDEAR encoded by the coding sequence ATGAATGTGCATGCAGCGCTTCCATCCGCGGCCTACGATCCGCACTATGACCCGCTGGTCTCCGAGGGTCCCGGTCGCAACCGCCAATATGCCCCGACCTACTGGATCGCGTCTGCCGGCACGCCGCCGGAGGACGATGGGCCGATCGTGGCCGACACGGCTGCCGATGTTGCAATCATCGGCTCCGGGTATACGGGCCTTGCCTGCGCGATCTTCCTCGCGCGCGAATACGGCATCAAGGCCGTCATCCTCGAAGCCAATCGCGTCGCCTGGGGCTGCAGCACCCGCAATGGCGGCCAGGCGCAGAACGCCTCCGGTCGGTTGACGCGCTCACAATGGATTAAGCGCTGGGGCCTCGACGTCGCGCGCCGCATGCATGCCGAGGTCACCGAAGGGTTCGAGACCTTCGAGGAGCTGGTGCGAACGAGCCCGATCGATTGCGAACCGCAGCGTGGCGGACATCTCTACGTCGCCCATCGCCAGCGCAATCTCGAGACGATCGCGGCCGAGTCGAAGGTGCTCAACGACGTCTTCGGCTATGCCACGCGCGTGGTATCGCGCCAGGAGCTCCGCCACGACTTCGTGGACGAAGCGGAAGCGGTCGGCGCGGTGCATGAGCCGCTCGGCACCGGCGTCCATCCGGCCAAGCTCGCATTCGGCTATTTGCGCATGGCGCGCGAGCTCGGGGTGCGCGTGCACACCGCGAGCCCGGTGCTGGGTATCGAGCAGCGCGATGGCGCGTTTGTTCTGCGCACGCCCGGCGGAACCGTGAAGGCCAACAGCGTGGGAATTGCGACCGGCGCCTATACCTCGCTCGGCCTGACGTCGGCGCTTACCGGACGGTGCATGCCGATCCTGTCCAATTCGCTGGTGACCCGGCCGCTGGCGCGTGCCGAGATCGACGCCACAGGCTTCCGCACCAGGCAGGTGATCACCGATACCCGCACCTTGCGCTTCTACTACCGCCTGCTGCCCGACAACCGGGTGCAGATCGGGAGCCGGAGCGCGATCACCGGCGCGGATGCAGCCGGCGACCACCATCTGCAGCTCCTGATCCACGGTCTCCATCGCAAGTTCCCGCCGCTCAAGGGCATTGAGATCGACTACTCCTGGTGGGGCTGGGTCGATGTCAGCCATGACATGATGCCCCGCATCTTCCGTCCCGATCCCAAGCAGAAACTCGTCTATGCGCTCGGTTATGGCGGCAATGGCGTATCCTACTCGGCGCAGGCCGGGCGTCGCATGGCGCAGATGCTCGCCGGCAAGACGTTCCCAGGACAGGACCTTCCGATCTTCACCTCGCCATTGCCGACGCATCCCTTCGCACCGTTCCGCCGGATCGGCCAGCGCATGCTCTACCGCTGGTACCATCTGCGCGACGAGGCGCGCTGA
- a CDS encoding nuclear transport factor 2 family protein → MPDIDRARRELLDTLFAAFNRHDGAGVMACMTEDIVFDAAAGPDICGRRITGSADVRAAFEATWTSMPDVSWQCTRHAVFGDRAISEWIFRATAPDGRRIEAEGCDLFGFRGDKICTKSAFRKDRPPQSAADRSAAR, encoded by the coding sequence ATGCCCGACATCGATCGCGCGAGGCGCGAGCTTCTGGACACCCTGTTCGCTGCGTTCAACCGGCACGATGGCGCCGGGGTGATGGCCTGCATGACCGAGGACATCGTGTTCGACGCGGCCGCCGGGCCCGACATTTGCGGCCGGCGCATCACCGGCAGCGCGGATGTCCGCGCCGCCTTCGAGGCGACCTGGACCAGCATGCCCGATGTGAGCTGGCAGTGCACGCGGCACGCGGTGTTCGGCGATCGCGCCATCTCCGAATGGATCTTCCGCGCGACCGCGCCGGACGGCCGCCGGATCGAGGCAGAGGGTTGCGATCTGTTCGGCTTCCGGGGCGACAAGATCTGCACCAAGAGCGCCTTCCGCAAGGACCGGCCGCCGCAATCCGCTGCCGATCGGAGTGCCGCACGATGA